A stretch of the Lactuca sativa cultivar Salinas chromosome 9, Lsat_Salinas_v11, whole genome shotgun sequence genome encodes the following:
- the LOC111903187 gene encoding uncharacterized protein LOC111903187 produces the protein MDSASTLLNPKKQIPEKLFQPPMPNPARAIKEKQEEEYHKFLDHIKTLQINIPFTKAVMQMPKYAKFLKELLTNRRKMEEVKKVVLNENCSAAMLNKLPKKKGDPGSLTLPCQFGNLDVIHALADSGASVNLMPYSFFKKLDLPEPRPIRMAIHLANKTVTFPRGICEDLLVKVDKFVFPADFIILDMEADPQVPIILGKPFLNTASAIVDMRDSKLTLRVGEDSVTCGVDQAMKYSRNGNDTTFSIDMLDDLMEE, from the coding sequence atggactcggcaagtacacTACTAAATCCGAAAAAACAGATCCCTGAAAAGCTGTTTCAGCCTCCAATGCCAAACCCAGCCAGAGCTATAAAAGAGAAGCAGGAAGAGGAATACCATAAGTTTCTAGATCATATCAAGACTCTTCAAATTAACATACCCTTCACTAAAGCCGTCATGCAAATGCCCAAATATGCAAAGTTCCTTAAAGAACTTCTCACTAATAGAAGGAAgatggaagaagtgaagaaggtaGTCCTCAATGAAAACTGCTCAGCTGCTATGCTAAATAAGCTACCAAAGAAGAAGGGTGACCCGGGGAGTTTGACtttaccttgccaatttggcaacttggATGTTATTCATGCCTTAGCTGATTCGGGAGCAAGTGTGAACCTAATGCCAtactcattctttaagaagctggATCTCCCGGAGCCAAGGCCAATTCGCATGGCCATTCACTTGGCAAACAAGACAGTCACCTTCCCAAGAGGCATATGTGAAGACTTACTAGTCAAGGTGGACAAATTCGTCTTTCCTGCTGATTTCATCATTCTAGACATGGAGGCGGATCCACAAGTTCCAATCATCCTTGGAAAGCCCTTCCTCAACACGGCAAGTGCTATAGTAGACATGAGGGACTCGAAGCTCACCTTGCGAGTAGGAGAAGATTCAGTCACATGTGGGGTAGACCAAGCTATGAAGTATTCAAGGAACGGTAATGACACGACATTCTCAATTGATATGCTTGACGACTTAATGGAGGAATGA
- the LOC111903188 gene encoding uncharacterized protein LOC111903188: MCNFDMKELKSNRLMQMNALEELRNDAYSSSWLYKEKTKMWHDKRIKENKEFHEGQKVLLFNSRLKLFSGKLKSRWDGLFLVKTVFPHGAIELLSRDGTPFKVNGHRVKKYEEGVPWNEGMEELLLLEGIATT, translated from the coding sequence ATGTGTAACTTCGATATGAAGGAACTCAAGAGCAACCGGTTGatgcaaatgaatgctcttgagGAGCTGAGGAATGATGCATACTCTAGTTCATGGCTTTATAAAGAGAAGACCAAGATGTGGCATGACAAAAGgattaaagaaaataaagaatttcATGAAGGCCAAAAAGTGTTGCTCTTTAATTCACGACTAAAGCTTTTCTCGGGAAAACTCAAGTCAAGATGGGATGGTCTTTTTCTGGTGAAGACGGTGTTTCCACATGGTGCTATAGAGCTATTGTCAAGAGATGGAACACCTTTCAAGGTCAATGGCCATAGGGTCAAAAAGTATGAAGAAGGAGTCCCCTGGAATGAAGGAATGGAAGAGTTGTTGTTGCTGGAAGGGATTGCAACCACGTAG